The genomic region ACGGAGGGCACACCGCCCACTCCCCCGAGGCAGGTCCACATGCGACATCTCCGCCGCGGCGGCGCGCTCGCCGCCGCGTTCGGTCTGCTCCTGGCCGTGCCCCCGTCCACGTCGGCCGCCGGATCCGACGGCCCGTCCCGCTACCGCAACCCGGTCTCCGTCGGTGTCGGCGACACCTTCGCCGACCCGGTCGTCGTCCGGGGCGACGACGGCCTCTGGTACGCCTACGGCACCACCGACCCGCTGCACGAGGGCGAGGGCGTGTTCCACCGGGTGCCCACCGCCCGCTCGGCCGACCTGGTCGACTGGACGTACGTCGGCGACGCGTTCGGCCCCGACCAGCGCCCGTCCTACGCGGCGCCCGGCGCGGCGTACTGGGCGCCCGACGTGCGCCGCCTGGGCGACCGCTGGGTCATGTACGTGACGGTCACCGACACCACAGTCTCCACCGAGGGCAACGACTACGCCATCGGCGCGGCCACCGCCCCCACTCCGACCGGGCCGTGGACCTTCGCCGACGAGCCGGTCGTCGCCCCGCGCCCCGGCGGCGGTGGCGGCTGGCTGTGGACCATCGACCCGAGCCAGTTCACCGACGTCGACGGCCGCAGCTACCTCTACTACGGCAGCTACTACGGCGGCATCTCGGTCACCGAACTCAGCCCGGACGGGCTGCGCGCGGTCGGCACGCCGACGCCGGTGGCGATCGACAACAAGTTCGAGGGCAGCTACGTGCTGCGCCACGACGGTTGGTACTACCTGTTCGCGTCCACGGCGAACTGCTGCGCCGGCCCGGCCACCGGCTACTCCGTCCAGGTCGGTCGTGCGCGCAGCCCCCGCGGCCCGTTCACCGACCGCGAGGGCGTCGCCCTGACCGCGTCCCGGGCGGGCGGCACGCCGGTGCTCACCCAGAACGGCAACCGCTGGATCGGCACCGGTCACAACGGGTTCCTCACCGACCTGTCCGGTCAGGACTGGATGGTCTACCACGCCCTCGACCGCGCCGACCCGTACCTCGACGAGCCCTTCGGCATCAACGAGCGGCCGATGCTGCTCGACCGGCTGGACTGGATCGACGGCTGGCCGGCGGTGAACGCCGGCGCCGGCCCGTCCGAGGGCACCCGGCCCGCACCTGTCACGACCGGTCGCGTCGACGAGCGCTTCGACACGGCGAGCCTCGCCGGCTGGCAGCGCGCCGGCCAGTGGCGGGTCGCCGACGGCAGGCTCGACGGCAGCGGCACGCTCACCAGCCGTACCACAGTGGGTCCGGACGTGCGCGCGGAGGCCGACCTGCGGTTCACCGGCGCGACAAGCGCCGGGGTCACCCTCGGTGACCGGGTCGAGGCCCGGGTGGACGCGACAGCCGGCCGGCTGGTCGCCCGCGACGGCCGCCGCCAGGCCAGCACGCCGCTACCCGCCGGGCTCGACCTGGGCAACCGACACAACCTGGCCATCGAGGTACGCGGACAGCAGCTCACCGCCGAGCTGAGCCCCGCCCGCCTCGGTGACCAACTCGCCGTGGTGTCGCTGCGGCTGGACCGCCCGGTCGCCGGCCGACCCGGGTTGACTGCCGGCGGCGGCACGGCCGAGTTCGACAACGTCAGCGTGGCGCGGCTGTACCAACAGGCGAAGCGGGCCGTGCCCGAGCCCCGGGTCGGCCCACGCCTCACCGCGTACTCCGACGAGTTCGGCGACGGGCTCGACGACCGCTGGCAGTGGGTGCGCGCGGACCCGGCGGCAACAGTCGTCGGCGGGGCGCTGCGCTGGCCCGTGCAGTCCGCCGACCTGACCGGCACCGGCAACACGGCGGGCGTGCTGCTGCGCGATGCCCCGAGCGGCGACTACGTCGCCGAGACGAAGCTGACGTTGGACCTGGGAGAGGAGACCGTCCGCAACTACCAGCAGGCCGGCCTGGTCGCCTACGTCGACGACGACCGGTTCGCCCGGCTGGCCCAGGTGGCGATCTGGAACACCCGGCAGGTCGAGTACGGCTACGAGCTGCCCTTCGCCGGCCAGCCCGTGTACGGCGGCAGCATCGTCGGCACGCCGGCCACCATCACCTGGCTCCGGTTGGCGCACCACATCGACCGGGCCACCGGGGAGCACGAGTTCCGGGCCGGGTCCAGCCGCGACGGACGTACCTGGACGTGGGGTGCGGTGTGGACGTTCCCGGCCGACACCACCCCCCGGATCGGGCTCGTCGCGCACGGCGGCGCCGACCCGGCGGTCACCGCGGAGTTCGACTACCTGCGCTTCTACCGCTGATCCCGGGGGGTTCCGGACGGCCCGGGGGCGCCGGGGCGGCGATGGCGGCGGGAGCAGCTAGCCGAGTAATTCCTCAGCCTGGCTGGGGCGGTGGGCGCAGCCGGCGGCCGGCGGTGACAGTCGGTGTCCTCCGTGGGGGCGGACGCGGTCGTCAGCGGTATACCTCAGAGTCATATTCATACCTCTGAGGTATACCGCTCACCAGCACATCGACACGACAGGCAGCCACCGGAAGCACGGCCTAGGCGAGCGCCACGACGAGGCCCACCACCGTGGCGGCGACGGTCAGCCCGCCGACCAGGTAGATCCAGCCGGCGTTGAGCCCGACCCCCTTGCCCTCGATCTTGTCGAGTCGACTGGCCAGATCGGCGATCTGCCTGGCGTGGCCGTCCCGCACCACCTCGAACTCGACCCTCGCGATGAA from Micromonospora lupini harbors:
- a CDS encoding family 43 glycosylhydrolase; its protein translation is MRHLRRGGALAAAFGLLLAVPPSTSAAGSDGPSRYRNPVSVGVGDTFADPVVVRGDDGLWYAYGTTDPLHEGEGVFHRVPTARSADLVDWTYVGDAFGPDQRPSYAAPGAAYWAPDVRRLGDRWVMYVTVTDTTVSTEGNDYAIGAATAPTPTGPWTFADEPVVAPRPGGGGGWLWTIDPSQFTDVDGRSYLYYGSYYGGISVTELSPDGLRAVGTPTPVAIDNKFEGSYVLRHDGWYYLFASTANCCAGPATGYSVQVGRARSPRGPFTDREGVALTASRAGGTPVLTQNGNRWIGTGHNGFLTDLSGQDWMVYHALDRADPYLDEPFGINERPMLLDRLDWIDGWPAVNAGAGPSEGTRPAPVTTGRVDERFDTASLAGWQRAGQWRVADGRLDGSGTLTSRTTVGPDVRAEADLRFTGATSAGVTLGDRVEARVDATAGRLVARDGRRQASTPLPAGLDLGNRHNLAIEVRGQQLTAELSPARLGDQLAVVSLRLDRPVAGRPGLTAGGGTAEFDNVSVARLYQQAKRAVPEPRVGPRLTAYSDEFGDGLDDRWQWVRADPAATVVGGALRWPVQSADLTGTGNTAGVLLRDAPSGDYVAETKLTLDLGEETVRNYQQAGLVAYVDDDRFARLAQVAIWNTRQVEYGYELPFAGQPVYGGSIVGTPATITWLRLAHHIDRATGEHEFRAGSSRDGRTWTWGAVWTFPADTTPRIGLVAHGGADPAVTAEFDYLRFYR